In a single window of the Pontibacter russatus genome:
- a CDS encoding malectin domain-containing carbohydrate-binding protein produces the protein MEELLLLHSSKSTTMNVSFFLSATYRLNSQNRVRIGIYILFLFCSFFSPVAEGQTKLWDVTLGGTKYDQLSALISTTDGGCLLGGRSYSGIGGNKSAASKGWQDYWVVKVDKNGTKVWDKTLGGNAGDYLQDVVATTDGGYLLGGFSLSGTGKDKTAPNRGGNDYWVVKLDRNGVKLWDKTFGGTSDDRLYTLVATADGGFLLGGYSNSGKNGDKSVVGKGGYDFWIIKINGNGDKQWDKVFGGTSNDQFQALISTVDGGFLLGGTSSSSIGGDKSQASRQQDYWIVKISSSGAKQWDKTFSGNKNDALTALVATQDGGYLVGGSSDSNSGYDKSAANRGNLTTDYWVLKVNRSGVKQWDKTLGGSEHDFLSSILTTPDGGYLLGGYSYSGKGGDKSEASKGKTDFWLIKINSSGSKGWDKTWGGNNYDYNTAMVAATNSSYLLGGFSFSGRGFDKSEAIKGGADYWLMNVAVSAGPQTITRLNAGGPTYTDSQAGMWSADAHFTSGVTSSKSFDVAGTADDGLYLTYRYAASGAPFSYSVPLGGSGTYRVRLHFLEPYFGVPGGAAGGAGKRVFHVTLEGGRVLSNFDIYGQHGAGNAVVKTFENVSVTDGTLDVGFTSVANNAIISAIEILKVSAQAMSMKGLEEDASSARQLIVYPNPGTGDRFYVEARNFGKNETVALTMSDGLGRLIKSITLATDGQGAFSTEVLLGGLVSRGVYILKASAASGAVQSRLVIE, from the coding sequence TTGGAAGAGCTTCTGTTATTGCATTCCTCTAAAAGTACCACTATGAATGTATCTTTCTTTCTATCTGCTACTTACAGGCTTAATTCTCAAAACAGAGTAAGGATTGGCATATATATTCTATTTCTGTTTTGTAGCTTCTTTTCTCCTGTAGCAGAAGGTCAGACTAAACTTTGGGATGTAACCTTGGGGGGTACTAAGTATGATCAGCTTTCAGCTTTGATTAGTACGACGGATGGGGGATGTCTACTCGGAGGAAGATCCTACTCAGGTATAGGAGGAAATAAAAGTGCAGCTAGTAAAGGGTGGCAGGATTACTGGGTGGTGAAAGTCGATAAGAATGGTACGAAGGTGTGGGACAAGACATTGGGAGGAAATGCCGGAGACTATCTACAGGATGTTGTGGCCACAACAGATGGTGGTTATCTTTTAGGAGGCTTTTCCTTATCGGGTACGGGGAAGGATAAGACTGCGCCTAATCGGGGAGGGAATGACTATTGGGTCGTAAAATTAGATCGTAATGGCGTTAAACTTTGGGATAAAACTTTTGGCGGCACGTCTGATGACAGGCTTTATACCCTCGTTGCTACAGCGGATGGAGGCTTCCTGCTGGGAGGCTATTCCAATTCAGGTAAAAATGGCGATAAAAGCGTAGTCGGTAAAGGGGGCTATGACTTTTGGATAATTAAGATTAATGGGAATGGGGATAAGCAATGGGATAAAGTGTTTGGCGGTACTAGCAATGATCAGTTTCAGGCTTTGATTTCTACAGTGGATGGCGGCTTCCTGTTAGGAGGCACTTCCAGTTCCAGTATTGGAGGTGACAAGAGCCAAGCCAGCAGGCAACAAGACTATTGGATAGTCAAAATAAGCAGCAGTGGGGCGAAGCAGTGGGACAAAACCTTTAGCGGAAACAAAAATGACGCCCTTACAGCTCTTGTTGCTACGCAGGACGGAGGTTATCTGGTAGGAGGCTCTTCCGACTCCAATTCCGGATATGATAAGAGCGCAGCTAACAGAGGAAATCTTACTACTGATTATTGGGTACTAAAGGTCAATCGCAGTGGTGTGAAGCAATGGGACAAGACCTTAGGTGGAAGTGAACATGATTTCCTGAGTAGTATCCTGACGACTCCGGATGGTGGTTACCTATTGGGAGGTTATTCCTATTCGGGTAAGGGAGGCGATAAAAGTGAAGCCAGTAAAGGTAAAACCGACTTCTGGTTAATAAAAATCAATAGCAGTGGAAGTAAGGGTTGGGATAAAACCTGGGGAGGCAATAATTATGACTATAACACAGCTATGGTGGCTGCTACAAACAGCAGTTATCTTCTTGGGGGTTTCTCCTTTTCAGGTAGAGGATTTGATAAGAGTGAAGCCATTAAGGGCGGTGCGGATTATTGGCTAATGAACGTGGCAGTTAGCGCCGGTCCCCAAACCATCACGCGCCTTAATGCAGGCGGCCCCACATACACCGACAGCCAGGCAGGCATGTGGAGTGCAGACGCCCACTTCACCAGTGGAGTCACCTCATCTAAGTCTTTTGATGTGGCAGGCACCGCGGATGACGGGCTGTACCTCACCTACAGGTACGCCGCTTCGGGGGCACCCTTCAGCTACAGCGTCCCCCTGGGCGGGAGCGGCACCTACCGGGTGCGGCTCCATTTCCTGGAACCGTACTTTGGGGTTCCGGGCGGCGCTGCAGGAGGTGCTGGCAAGCGCGTTTTCCATGTGACGCTGGAGGGAGGGCGGGTGCTGAGCAACTTTGACATCTACGGGCAACATGGGGCGGGAAATGCTGTGGTGAAGACATTCGAGAATGTGTCGGTGACGGATGGCACCCTGGATGTCGGCTTTACGTCTGTGGCCAATAATGCGATTATATCGGCCATAGAAATACTAAAGGTTTCTGCGCAAGCAATGTCCATGAAAGGTTTAGAGGAGGATGCAAGTAGCGCACGGCAGCTGATTGTGTATCCTAACCCGGGCACAGGAGACAGGTTTTATGTGGAGGCAAGGAACTTCGGCAAGAACGAGACTGTCGCCCTCACCATGTCTGATGGACTAGGTCGCCTTATCAAATCCATCACACTTGCCACCGACGGCCAGGGAGCCTTCAGCACGGAGGTGCTATTAGGTGGCCTTGTGAGCCGCGGTGTATATATCCTCAAAGCCAGCGCCGCGTCAGGCGCCGTACAGTCGAGGCTGGTAATCGAGTAA
- a CDS encoding glycoside hydrolase family 43 protein has translation MIKKLLQSVFLTLVCLFIALTSQGQGAQNPLIHADVPDMAMIRVGDTYYMSSTTMHMSPGLPIMKSKDLVNWQLVNYAYDTLGDVDALNLANGKNAYGKGSWASSLRFHDGTYYVTTFAQTTGKTYIFSTKDIEHGPWKAQSFEPSLHDHTLFFDDDGKVYMIWGGGQLKMVELKDDLSGIKPGTESVLIGNATAPAGPNVGLPAEGSQLFKVNGKYYLFNIAWPKGGMRTVIVHRADRITGPYEGRVAFQDKGVAQGGLIDTPDGDWYAYLFRDYGAVGRIPYLVPVKWEDGWPVLGIDGKVPDELNLPASKGLIPGIVASDEFTRKKGEPALPLVWQWNHNPVNELWSVTQRKGYLRLKTGRVDKDFLQARNTLTQRTLGPESAGSTAIDVSNMKAGDFAGLALLQRQYGLVGVRYSNGAKSIVMVNAESGSPVVAESVPLKQKKVYLKAEADFNDRRDVATFFYSLDGKTWKKIGSQLKMAYTLPHFMGYRFGLFNYATETPGGYADFDFFRVDPSLEGSFQKP, from the coding sequence ATGATAAAAAAGCTTTTGCAATCAGTTTTTCTTACCCTTGTCTGCCTGTTCATTGCACTTACTTCGCAAGGGCAGGGCGCACAAAACCCTCTCATTCATGCCGATGTCCCCGACATGGCCATGATACGCGTGGGTGACACGTACTATATGAGCAGCACCACCATGCACATGAGCCCGGGGCTGCCCATCATGAAATCAAAGGACCTGGTGAACTGGCAACTCGTTAACTATGCCTACGACACGCTGGGCGACGTGGACGCCTTGAATTTGGCTAATGGGAAAAATGCCTATGGGAAGGGCTCCTGGGCCAGTAGCCTTCGGTTTCACGACGGCACCTATTACGTAACCACCTTCGCTCAAACGACCGGGAAGACCTACATTTTTTCGACGAAAGATATAGAACATGGCCCCTGGAAAGCTCAATCCTTCGAGCCCTCCCTGCATGACCATACGCTGTTTTTCGATGATGACGGAAAGGTATATATGATCTGGGGTGGCGGGCAGCTAAAGATGGTTGAGTTGAAGGACGATCTTTCAGGTATAAAGCCCGGTACGGAAAGCGTGCTGATAGGAAACGCAACCGCACCTGCCGGGCCCAATGTAGGGCTGCCTGCCGAAGGTTCCCAGCTTTTTAAGGTAAACGGCAAATACTACCTGTTCAACATTGCCTGGCCCAAAGGCGGCATGCGCACCGTTATCGTTCACCGGGCGGACAGGATAACAGGCCCTTACGAAGGCAGAGTGGCCTTTCAGGATAAAGGTGTGGCGCAGGGAGGGCTAATCGATACACCGGATGGCGACTGGTATGCATACCTGTTCCGCGATTATGGAGCAGTAGGCCGCATCCCCTACCTGGTTCCGGTAAAATGGGAGGACGGCTGGCCCGTGTTGGGTATTGACGGCAAGGTGCCCGATGAATTAAACCTTCCGGCCAGCAAGGGCCTAATACCTGGTATTGTGGCATCCGATGAATTTACACGCAAAAAAGGAGAACCCGCATTGCCGCTGGTATGGCAGTGGAACCACAATCCTGTCAATGAGCTTTGGTCGGTTACCCAGCGGAAAGGCTATCTGCGACTGAAAACCGGGCGCGTCGACAAGGACTTTTTGCAGGCCAGGAACACCTTAACGCAGCGAACACTTGGGCCGGAAAGCGCTGGGTCAACAGCTATCGATGTATCGAACATGAAAGCGGGTGATTTTGCCGGTCTTGCCCTTCTGCAGCGACAGTACGGCCTGGTTGGGGTCAGATATTCGAACGGCGCTAAATCCATTGTGATGGTAAATGCCGAATCGGGTAGTCCGGTTGTAGCGGAAAGTGTGCCCCTTAAACAGAAAAAGGTATACCTGAAAGCAGAAGCAGACTTCAATGACCGCAGGGATGTGGCTACTTTCTTTTATAGCCTTGATGGCAAAACGTGGAAGAAGATAGGCTCACAGCTGAAGATGGCTTACACCTTGCCACACTTCATGGGATACCGCTTTGGGCTGTTCAACTATGCAACTGAAACGCCTGGCGGCTACGCGGACTTTGACTTTTTCAGGGTTGATCCTTCCCTTGAAGGCAGCTTCCAAAAACCGTAA
- a CDS encoding VOC family protein, with the protein MKKSLTKYSFLIAALLMAFASHAQSNFSSKLIGLGVVVSDMDRSLDFYMNGIGMVKAYGFTIEGDFSKRSGLSNGVPTAVTVLKLENSPEANEWKLMSFGKKASHPKQKFIQDDTGVQYITINVKALKPVIERLKKMNVPFLGSTPVPLNKDASFVLVQDPDGTFVELIGPME; encoded by the coding sequence ATGAAAAAATCTCTAACAAAATACTCTTTCCTGATTGCCGCACTGTTGATGGCTTTTGCTTCTCATGCGCAATCCAACTTTAGCAGCAAGTTAATCGGCCTGGGTGTGGTGGTGTCTGACATGGACCGTTCGCTGGATTTCTATATGAATGGGATTGGTATGGTGAAAGCCTATGGATTCACAATCGAAGGCGATTTTTCAAAGCGTTCCGGCCTTTCGAATGGTGTTCCGACTGCTGTGACAGTTCTGAAATTGGAGAATAGTCCTGAGGCCAATGAATGGAAGCTTATGAGCTTTGGCAAAAAAGCCTCTCACCCCAAACAAAAGTTTATCCAGGATGATACAGGGGTGCAATACATTACCATCAATGTAAAAGCACTAAAGCCGGTAATCGAGAGACTGAAGAAGATGAACGTCCCTTTCCTGGGGAGTACGCCTGTACCATTGAATAAGGACGCCTCCTTCGTTTTGGTGCAGGACCCTGACGGTACTTTTGTAGAACTCATCGGGCCAATGGAATAA
- a CDS encoding arylsulfatase, protein MIDLKRALLLLLHASMLVLSGSSQGVAQGKEPKPNVLIILTDDQGWGDLGSHGNKLLETPHLDGLAKISTELERFYVSPVCAPSRASLLTGRYNLRTGTSWVTHRKEVMRSREVTIAELLGSHNYRTGYYGKWHNGQQYPTDPIGQGFERFFGFKEGHLNNYFNTSLTSGFQEVETSGYVPDLLADSAISFIRKEAPFFCYLAFNTPHSPFQVPEAYFRKYKAKGLDDRNAAVYAMVENIDMNVGRVLRALRESGKEEETILIFLSDNGPNGRRYNGGLKGIKGYVDEGGVRVPFFIRYPAGGIESGRVSRQFGAHIDILPTIAELTGIKVPDSLQIDGRSLLPIIKGKGVAYPGRAFYTHHVDREFDAIPGAVRTHQYLLTLMPEDTSFYDLLKDPSQEHDLADRHPELVREYIRKYRAWFGEVTGMGVEPPLVQLGDSPAPLTWLPAPEASIYGRVDFKGGEGWANDWLVNWIGPADSAVWEVVAKRPGQYRVSVQLSSEKPLVIALELDGKTHYTKIESPQQAVQVPNRDRVPRGEVEEMRWPEVTLATVQIPAGVHRLKISPAGEVEGELAIKALKLTTL, encoded by the coding sequence ATGATAGACTTAAAAAGGGCCTTGCTGCTGCTGTTGCACGCTTCCATGCTGGTGCTCTCCGGCTCTTCACAGGGTGTGGCGCAGGGCAAAGAGCCAAAGCCGAACGTGCTGATAATATTGACAGACGACCAGGGCTGGGGGGATTTAGGCTCTCATGGAAACAAGCTCCTGGAAACGCCCCATCTGGACGGGCTGGCCAAAATTTCAACGGAGCTCGAAAGATTCTACGTATCACCTGTCTGTGCGCCCAGTAGGGCCAGCCTGCTCACAGGGCGGTACAACCTTAGAACCGGCACAAGCTGGGTAACCCACCGGAAGGAGGTGATGAGAAGCCGGGAGGTCACCATCGCAGAACTCCTTGGTTCCCACAACTACAGAACCGGCTACTATGGAAAATGGCACAACGGCCAGCAGTACCCCACTGACCCGATAGGGCAGGGGTTTGAGCGGTTCTTCGGATTCAAAGAAGGGCATTTGAACAACTACTTCAACACCAGTCTGACAAGTGGTTTTCAGGAGGTGGAGACAAGCGGTTATGTTCCGGACTTGCTGGCCGACAGCGCTATCTCATTCATCAGGAAGGAAGCGCCTTTTTTCTGCTACCTGGCGTTCAACACGCCCCACAGCCCTTTTCAGGTGCCGGAGGCGTATTTCAGGAAATACAAGGCCAAAGGGCTCGACGATAGAAACGCGGCGGTGTATGCCATGGTGGAGAACATCGACATGAACGTGGGGAGAGTCCTGCGGGCCCTCAGGGAATCCGGGAAGGAGGAGGAGACCATTCTCATATTTCTTTCCGACAATGGCCCCAATGGGCGGCGCTACAATGGAGGATTGAAAGGGATCAAGGGCTATGTAGACGAAGGGGGAGTGCGGGTCCCTTTCTTTATCCGGTACCCGGCAGGTGGAATAGAGAGCGGGAGGGTCAGCCGGCAGTTTGGCGCCCATATAGATATTCTGCCGACCATCGCCGAACTCACTGGCATAAAGGTGCCCGACAGCCTGCAAATAGACGGCAGAAGCCTGTTGCCCATCATCAAAGGGAAGGGAGTCGCCTATCCGGGACGCGCGTTCTACACCCACCATGTTGACCGGGAGTTCGATGCCATACCGGGTGCGGTAAGAACACACCAATACCTGCTTACGCTGATGCCGGAGGACACCTCCTTCTATGACCTCCTCAAGGACCCTTCCCAGGAGCATGACCTGGCGGACCGGCATCCGGAGCTGGTAAGGGAGTACATCCGGAAGTACCGGGCATGGTTTGGCGAGGTAACCGGAATGGGAGTGGAGCCTCCTCTTGTTCAGCTGGGAGATTCCCCGGCCCCGCTCACCTGGCTTCCGGCACCCGAGGCCAGCATATATGGGCGGGTGGATTTCAAGGGGGGAGAAGGCTGGGCGAACGACTGGCTTGTTAACTGGATAGGCCCTGCCGATTCAGCTGTGTGGGAGGTGGTGGCGAAGCGGCCGGGACAATACAGGGTAAGTGTGCAGCTCTCATCGGAAAAGCCGCTTGTGATTGCCTTGGAGCTGGATGGCAAGACCCACTATACAAAAATTGAAAGCCCGCAACAGGCGGTGCAGGTGCCTAACCGAGACCGCGTGCCAAGAGGCGAAGTGGAGGAAATGCGGTGGCCTGAAGTGACCCTGGCGACTGTTCAGATTCCGGCAGGTGTTCACCGGCTGAAAATAAGCCCGGCAGGGGAGGTGGAGGGGGAACTGGCCATCAAAGCATTGAAATTAACCACGCTGTAA
- a CDS encoding glycoside hydrolase family 88 protein, translated as MKFILIILLSCLALGSDAQTPDAIPAQKVIKLAELQYQAYIEKYTNSNQYPRSTNPDGSLYTTGSGQWTSGFFPGSLWYLYRITNKTQWRQAAEKWTQGIESQKSNTSTHDLGFMLYNSFGNGLKLTNNQTYKNILLQGANSLATRFHPEVGAIKSWDFGSYSYPVIVDNLMNLEYLFWAAKASGNAAFYKIAEAHANTDLKDRFRADNSSYHVLDYDPVAGIVLRKLTAQGYANSSCWARGQAWGIYGYTVLYRETKNIKYLEQAKKAADYFLSQTDKIADHIPYWDFQAPDIPSAPRDASSAAIAASALIELSKYAGTNNPYLSKAAQLINSLCSDKYLAKAGANNYFLLMHSTGNMPSKSEVDVPEVYADYYLLEAIWRYQNYATLSF; from the coding sequence ATGAAGTTTATATTGATAATCTTGTTGTCCTGTCTTGCGCTGGGCTCTGATGCCCAGACACCAGATGCAATTCCTGCGCAGAAAGTAATCAAACTGGCCGAACTGCAATATCAGGCGTATATCGAAAAGTATACTAACAGCAATCAGTATCCCCGAAGCACAAATCCCGATGGGTCTTTATACACCACTGGTTCAGGTCAATGGACTAGTGGGTTCTTCCCGGGCAGTTTATGGTACTTATACCGGATCACCAATAAAACGCAATGGCGGCAGGCGGCTGAAAAATGGACCCAAGGCATTGAATCGCAAAAAAGCAACACCAGCACCCACGACTTGGGTTTCATGCTGTACAACTCTTTTGGGAATGGATTAAAGCTTACTAATAACCAGACATATAAAAATATTCTGTTGCAGGGAGCCAACTCATTAGCTACTCGCTTTCATCCGGAAGTCGGCGCTATCAAGTCCTGGGATTTCGGATCATACTCTTACCCGGTAATTGTTGATAATTTAATGAACCTGGAGTACTTGTTCTGGGCCGCAAAAGCCAGTGGTAATGCTGCATTTTATAAGATAGCCGAAGCCCATGCTAATACTGATTTGAAAGACCGTTTCCGGGCAGACAATAGCAGCTATCATGTGCTGGATTATGACCCGGTAGCAGGTATAGTGTTAAGGAAGCTAACGGCCCAAGGGTATGCTAACTCCTCGTGCTGGGCAAGAGGCCAGGCATGGGGTATTTACGGGTATACGGTTCTGTATCGGGAAACTAAAAACATAAAATATTTGGAACAGGCAAAAAAAGCTGCGGATTACTTTCTGAGCCAGACTGACAAAATAGCTGACCATATTCCATATTGGGATTTTCAGGCACCGGATATTCCCAGCGCTCCACGGGATGCCTCTTCAGCAGCCATTGCGGCATCGGCCTTAATTGAGTTGAGTAAATACGCCGGAACAAATAACCCATACCTGAGTAAAGCCGCCCAATTGATCAATAGTCTTTGCTCCGATAAATATTTAGCCAAGGCTGGCGCCAATAACTACTTCCTTTTAATGCACAGTACCGGCAATATGCCTAGTAAATCAGAAGTAGATGTACCGGAAGTGTATGCTGATTACTATTTACTGGAGGCAATTTGGCGTTATCAGAACTATGCTACTTTATCATTTTAA
- a CDS encoding glycoside hydrolase family 43 protein, whose translation MKKHKFNFSLLPKRHVLLALVTVLLSSYTWAQGAKKPSKDAPAFTRFSYQGDDRIYKENPLQPGEFYTPILQGCYPDPSITRKGNDYYLVNSSFAMFPGVPIFHSNDLVNWKQIGHVLDRPSQLKVQDSGISAGVYAPAIEYNKNNDTFYMITTQFSGGMGNIVVKTKDPAKGWSDPIKLQFNGIDPSLFFDDNGKAYVVHNDAPPEGKALYEGHRVIKIWEYDVQNDKVVPGTDEIIVNGGTDISQKPIWIEAPHIYKKDGRYYLMCAEGGTGDNHSEVIFVSDKATGPYIPANNNPILTQRYFPEDRPNKMDWTGHADLTEGPDGKYYAVFLGIRPNEKDRVNTGRETFILPVDWSGEIPVFENGLVPLKPKLKTPDGVKNQTGQNGFFPNGNFTFTDDFTAKTLDYRWMGMRGPREEFISTDKKGLQITPFSKNIKEVAPISALFHRQQHNSFAATVTLSYMPKSEKDLAGIACYQSEKFNYVFGITKKGKDSYLVLARTEKGDTKILASEKIDARKPVQLQVAAQGDDYRFNYATDNQNFKNIGGTVSGDILSTNVAGGFTGALIGLYATSANDIRP comes from the coding sequence ATGAAAAAACACAAGTTCAATTTCTCTTTGCTGCCAAAGCGACACGTATTGCTGGCCCTTGTCACCGTGCTGCTCTCTTCTTACACATGGGCGCAAGGGGCAAAAAAGCCATCGAAAGACGCCCCGGCTTTTACCCGGTTCAGTTATCAGGGCGATGATCGTATATATAAGGAGAATCCACTACAACCAGGCGAGTTCTATACACCCATTCTGCAAGGCTGCTATCCTGACCCCAGCATTACGCGCAAGGGCAATGATTATTATCTGGTAAACTCTTCCTTTGCCATGTTTCCGGGAGTGCCGATTTTCCACTCCAACGATCTGGTGAACTGGAAACAAATCGGGCATGTGCTGGACAGACCTTCCCAGTTGAAGGTGCAGGACTCAGGTATATCGGCTGGCGTTTATGCACCTGCCATTGAATACAACAAAAATAATGACACCTTCTATATGATTACCACCCAGTTTTCCGGGGGGATGGGTAATATCGTGGTGAAGACGAAAGACCCGGCCAAGGGGTGGAGCGATCCGATAAAACTGCAGTTCAACGGCATAGACCCGTCGCTGTTTTTCGATGACAACGGGAAAGCCTATGTGGTACACAATGATGCACCGCCAGAAGGCAAGGCACTTTACGAGGGGCATCGGGTAATTAAAATCTGGGAGTATGACGTTCAGAACGACAAAGTGGTGCCAGGTACCGACGAAATCATTGTGAATGGGGGCACCGACATTTCGCAAAAGCCCATCTGGATTGAGGCCCCGCATATATATAAGAAAGACGGGCGCTACTACCTGATGTGCGCCGAAGGCGGCACCGGCGACAATCACAGTGAAGTGATTTTTGTCAGCGACAAGGCGACGGGGCCCTATATACCCGCTAATAACAACCCGATTCTGACCCAGCGGTATTTTCCTGAGGACAGGCCCAATAAAATGGACTGGACCGGGCATGCGGATTTAACGGAAGGCCCTGACGGTAAATACTACGCCGTGTTTTTAGGTATCCGCCCCAACGAGAAGGACCGCGTAAACACCGGGCGCGAAACATTTATACTGCCGGTGGATTGGAGCGGGGAGATCCCGGTATTTGAAAACGGACTTGTGCCCCTGAAGCCTAAGCTGAAAACCCCAGACGGCGTGAAAAACCAAACCGGCCAGAACGGTTTCTTCCCGAACGGCAACTTCACCTTCACCGACGACTTTACCGCAAAGACTTTGGATTACCGGTGGATGGGGATGAGAGGGCCGCGTGAAGAGTTCATCAGCACAGACAAAAAAGGCCTGCAAATCACGCCTTTTTCAAAAAACATCAAAGAGGTAGCGCCCATATCTGCCTTGTTCCACCGGCAGCAGCACAACTCCTTTGCTGCCACCGTTACCCTAAGCTATATGCCGAAATCAGAAAAGGACCTGGCAGGCATTGCGTGTTACCAGAGCGAAAAGTTTAATTACGTGTTTGGGATAACAAAAAAAGGAAAAGACAGCTACCTGGTGCTGGCCAGAACAGAAAAAGGCGACACTAAGATTTTAGCCAGTGAGAAAATAGATGCCCGTAAGCCTGTGCAGTTACAAGTTGCAGCGCAGGGAGACGACTACAGGTTCAATTACGCAACCGATAACCAGAACTTTAAAAACATTGGCGGAACTGTTTCCGGTGACATTCTCTCTACCAACGTGGCAGGTGGTTTTACCGGAGCACTGATCGGCTTATATGCCACCTCCGCCAATGACATACGGCCTTAG
- a CDS encoding alpha/beta hydrolase — MKTKFLATLFAAALTSGIALAQANQPAVVEDFKPSVLNQPGQEYPQVNSQGYARFRIEAPQADSVRVSLGLGGRGGTLLTKSADGFFTGTTAGPMDEGFHYYHLTVDGGKFNDPGTLNYYGSTRWESGIEIPAQDQDFYALKNVPHGHVQQVLFPSKSTNTSRRAYVYTPPGYEKNTKTKYPVLYLQHGWGEDETAWSNQGRANLIMDNMIAEGKTKPFIIVMTYGMTNDIKPGAPGGLKSFKIEPFQTVLVDELIPYIDANFRTLANPSNRAMAGLSMGGFETHAITLNKPDVFGYYGLMSGGVYTPEEIKDKSKVKLIFLSSGSKENPDRVKKAAADLKAAGFNAVSYVSEGTAHEFQTWRRSLRELAPLLFRN; from the coding sequence ATGAAAACGAAGTTTTTAGCAACCCTGTTTGCCGCTGCTTTAACGAGCGGTATTGCGTTAGCGCAAGCGAACCAGCCTGCCGTAGTGGAGGATTTCAAGCCCTCCGTACTAAATCAGCCGGGTCAGGAATACCCGCAGGTCAATTCGCAGGGGTATGCGCGGTTTCGGATAGAGGCGCCACAGGCAGACAGCGTCAGGGTGAGCCTGGGCTTGGGTGGAAGAGGGGGAACATTGCTTACTAAATCGGCGGACGGTTTCTTCACCGGCACCACCGCCGGGCCAATGGATGAGGGCTTTCATTATTACCATCTTACCGTGGACGGCGGGAAATTCAATGACCCCGGCACCCTGAATTATTATGGCTCGACCCGCTGGGAGAGCGGCATCGAGATACCTGCCCAAGACCAGGACTTTTACGCGCTGAAAAATGTGCCGCATGGCCATGTGCAGCAAGTGCTGTTCCCTTCCAAAAGCACCAATACCTCACGCCGCGCATATGTCTATACGCCACCGGGTTACGAGAAAAACACAAAGACCAAATATCCTGTATTGTATCTGCAGCATGGTTGGGGCGAGGATGAAACCGCCTGGAGTAACCAGGGCCGCGCCAATCTGATTATGGATAATATGATTGCCGAAGGCAAGACAAAGCCTTTTATCATCGTGATGACCTACGGCATGACCAACGATATCAAGCCAGGCGCGCCGGGCGGTTTGAAAAGTTTTAAAATCGAGCCCTTTCAAACCGTGCTGGTAGATGAACTGATACCTTACATTGACGCCAACTTCCGCACACTCGCTAATCCGTCCAACCGTGCCATGGCTGGCCTTTCGATGGGTGGGTTTGAAACACACGCTATCACGCTTAACAAGCCTGATGTTTTTGGTTACTATGGCCTGATGAGCGGAGGCGTATATACGCCTGAGGAAATCAAGGACAAGTCCAAAGTGAAACTCATTTTCCTGAGCAGCGGCAGCAAGGAGAATCCGGACAGGGTGAAAAAAGCCGCGGCAGACCTCAAAGCAGCCGGATTCAATGCTGTTTCTTATGTTTCGGAGGGTACTGCACACGAGTTTCAAACCTGGCGCCGCAGCCTCCGGGAACTTGCCCCACTGCTCTTCAGGAACTAA
- a CDS encoding recombinase family protein produces the protein MKIGYARVSAQDQRLELQTDALAQCGCQQIYKERKLCKIRERPELENMISQLRPGDTVVVWKLDRLGRSLRDLIELVAEFRERGVEFVSLQDGINTATPTGRFTFNVFASLAEFELIRERTNAGLTSARARGKKGGRPAGLSKTAMEKARSARILYNSKTKTVEEIASILGIGRATCYRYLSQTASLG, from the coding sequence ATGAAGATAGGATACGCCCGGGTCTCGGCTCAGGACCAGCGGCTGGAGCTGCAGACCGACGCCCTCGCCCAGTGCGGCTGCCAGCAGATCTACAAAGAGAGAAAGTTGTGCAAGATCAGGGAGCGCCCGGAGCTGGAGAATATGATAAGCCAGCTCCGCCCCGGTGACACGGTGGTGGTATGGAAGCTCGACCGGCTGGGCCGCTCGCTCCGGGACCTAATAGAGCTGGTGGCCGAGTTCAGGGAGCGGGGGGTGGAGTTCGTGAGCCTGCAGGACGGCATCAACACGGCCACGCCCACCGGCCGCTTCACCTTCAACGTCTTCGCCTCCCTGGCCGAGTTCGAGCTCATCCGCGAGCGCACCAACGCCGGGCTGACCTCGGCCAGGGCCAGGGGGAAAAAGGGCGGCAGACCGGCTGGGCTTTCCAAGACTGCGATGGAGAAGGCCAGGTCGGCCAGGATTCTCTATAACTCCAAGACCAAGACGGTGGAGGAGATAGCCAGCATCCTGGGCATCGGCCGGGCCACCTGCTACCGCTACCTCAGCCAAACGGCCTCCCTGGGCTGA